A region of Desulfuromonas sp. DNA encodes the following proteins:
- a CDS encoding NADH-quinone oxidoreductase subunit L, with amino-acid sequence MYDKLWLIPLFPLVGAIINGLLGKKVLKSEKVIGAIGTLAVAMSFVVSCKYFFQLLGDIDKSHNEKVFSWMTVGQLQVDWEFLFDPLSAVMLLVVTGVGSLIHLYSIGYMHGEEGFYRYFSYLNLFVFSMLMLVLGGNALVMFIGWEGVGLCSYLLIGYYFEKKSAGDAAKKAFVVNRVGDFGFLLGLLTLFWTLGSEHGVWTINFEEIAANGHLLGTGSVVVTIITLCFFLGATGKSAQIPLYTWLPDAMEGPTPVSALIHAATMVTAGVYMIGRMNGLFAMAPGTMMVIACVGAATALFAASIGFAQNDIKRVLAYSTVSQLGFMFMAMGVGAFTAGIFHLMTHAFFKACLFLGSGSVIHAMHHALHHAHLDDDPQDMRNMGGLRKFMPVTWITYLISCLAISGMPFFSGFFSKDEILWWTFASTRGSIIVWVVGSVAAMMTAFYMFRSLYMTFHGPQKTDARAKDHVHESPWVITLPLVVLATLATVGGFVGIPHVIDKFHIGNKLDQFLAPVFHHTQQTYDISAHGSASTEIGLMVLSVILGLTGIGVATLLYMKRPELPARFTARFSKLHRWVYNKWYIDELYDFLFINPCKAFGRFCWKGLDVSIVDGVVNGFGYVTRGISSGSRYLLQTGLTQNYAAWMVVGVVVFVGYFVLR; translated from the coding sequence ATGTACGATAAACTTTGGCTCATTCCGCTCTTTCCCCTCGTCGGCGCCATCATCAATGGTCTGCTCGGCAAGAAGGTTCTCAAGAGTGAAAAGGTAATCGGTGCCATCGGAACACTGGCTGTGGCCATGTCTTTCGTCGTGTCCTGCAAGTATTTCTTTCAGCTGCTCGGTGATATTGACAAAAGCCACAACGAGAAAGTTTTTTCCTGGATGACGGTCGGTCAGCTTCAGGTTGACTGGGAGTTCCTGTTTGATCCGCTCTCGGCGGTGATGCTGCTCGTTGTTACCGGTGTCGGCTCGCTGATCCACCTCTATTCAATCGGTTACATGCATGGCGAAGAGGGTTTTTACCGCTACTTCAGCTATCTGAACCTCTTCGTATTTTCGATGCTGATGCTGGTCCTCGGCGGCAACGCCCTGGTCATGTTTATCGGTTGGGAGGGCGTCGGTCTCTGCTCGTACCTGCTCATCGGCTACTACTTTGAAAAGAAATCGGCTGGCGATGCCGCCAAAAAGGCATTTGTCGTCAACCGGGTCGGTGACTTCGGCTTCCTGCTCGGACTGCTGACTCTGTTCTGGACCCTCGGTTCGGAGCATGGCGTCTGGACGATCAATTTCGAAGAGATTGCCGCTAATGGTCATTTGCTCGGGACCGGCAGTGTTGTCGTCACCATCATCACCCTCTGCTTCTTCCTCGGTGCCACCGGTAAATCGGCCCAGATTCCGCTTTATACCTGGTTGCCGGATGCAATGGAAGGTCCGACCCCGGTTTCAGCCCTGATCCATGCTGCGACCATGGTTACCGCCGGCGTCTACATGATCGGCCGGATGAACGGACTGTTTGCAATGGCCCCGGGCACAATGATGGTTATAGCCTGTGTCGGTGCTGCGACCGCCCTGTTTGCCGCCAGCATCGGTTTTGCCCAGAATGACATCAAGCGCGTTCTCGCATATTCAACTGTTTCGCAGCTCGGCTTCATGTTCATGGCGATGGGCGTTGGCGCCTTTACCGCCGGTATCTTCCATCTGATGACACATGCCTTCTTCAAGGCCTGTCTCTTCCTCGGTTCCGGTTCGGTTATTCACGCCATGCACCATGCCCTGCATCATGCTCATCTGGATGATGATCCTCAGGATATGCGCAACATGGGCGGCCTGCGCAAGTTCATGCCGGTCACCTGGATCACTTACCTGATCTCCTGTCTGGCCATTTCCGGCATGCCGTTCTTCTCCGGCTTCTTCTCCAAGGATGAGATCCTCTGGTGGACCTTCGCATCGACCCGCGGCAGCATCATCGTCTGGGTCGTCGGTTCGGTGGCGGCCATGATGACGGCTTTCTACATGTTCCGGTCGCTCTACATGACCTTCCATGGTCCGCAGAAGACCGATGCCCGTGCCAAGGACCACGTGCACGAGTCACCCTGGGTGATTACCCTGCCGCTGGTTGTCCTGGCAACGCTGGCCACCGTCGGCGGTTTTGTCGGGATTCCGCATGTCATCGACAAGTTCCATATCGGTAACAAGCTTGATCAATTCCTGGCTCCGGTTTTTCATCATACGCAGCAGACCTATGACATCAGTGCCCATGGCAGCGCTTCGACTGAAATCGGTCTGATGGTCCTTTCGGTCATTCTCGGTCTCACCGGAATCGGTGTGGCAACCCTGTTGTACATGAAGCGCCCGGAGCTGCCGGCGCGGTTTACCGCACGGTTCAGCAAGCTGCATCGCTGGGTCTATAACAAGTGGTACATTGACGAGCTCTACGACTTTCTGTTCATTAACCCATGCAAGGCCTTTGGCCGTTTCTGCTGGAAGGGGCTGGATGTCAGTATTGTTGACGGGGTCGTTAATGGTTTCGGTTATGTGACCCGGGGCATCTCCTCCGGTTCCCGCTACCTGCTGCAGACGGGTTTGACCCAGAATTATGCGGCATGGATGGTAGTCGGGGTTGTTGTTTTTGTTGGTTACTTTGTCCTGCGATAA
- a CDS encoding NADH-quinone oxidoreductase subunit NuoK — MITTSHYMVLSAILFSLGTFGVLTRKNAIVIFMCIELMLNAVNLTFISLSSHLGNMDGQIFVFFVMTVAAAEAAVGLALMIAFFRNRESIAVDDFSLLKW, encoded by the coding sequence ATGATTACAACAAGTCACTACATGGTGTTGAGTGCAATTCTCTTCTCTCTGGGGACCTTCGGGGTTCTGACCAGGAAGAACGCGATTGTTATCTTCATGTGTATTGAACTGATGCTGAATGCCGTCAACCTGACCTTTATTTCCCTGTCGAGTCACCTCGGCAACATGGATGGTCAGATTTTCGTTTTCTTTGTTATGACTGTCGCCGCTGCCGAAGCAGCCGTCGGTCTCGCCCTGATGATCGCATTTTTCCGTAATCGGGAGTCGATTGCGGTTGACGATTTCAGTTTGCTGAAATGGTAA
- a CDS encoding NADH-quinone oxidoreductase subunit J: MEIMYFYLLALVAVVSGFLVVTCKSPINNAIALMMTFVCLANFYVMLNAPFMAAIQIMVYAGAILMLIIFTIMLLNLGTAVARKGSHSVGWATVLAAMIFGQIYYLLNRGRPMDMINIKKDFDAAAVAQIGHTELIAESLFTKFLLPFEIASILLLVAIVGAVVLAKKEV; the protein is encoded by the coding sequence ATGGAAATAATGTATTTTTACCTGCTTGCCCTGGTCGCTGTTGTTTCGGGTTTTCTGGTCGTAACCTGCAAGAGCCCGATCAATAATGCGATTGCCCTGATGATGACATTTGTTTGCCTGGCAAACTTCTATGTCATGCTGAATGCCCCATTCATGGCAGCCATCCAGATCATGGTTTACGCCGGTGCCATTCTGATGCTGATCATCTTCACGATCATGCTGCTGAATCTCGGAACCGCCGTAGCCCGCAAGGGGAGCCACAGTGTCGGCTGGGCAACGGTCCTTGCTGCCATGATCTTTGGTCAGATCTACTATCTGCTCAATCGTGGCCGGCCGATGGACATGATCAACATCAAGAAGGATTTTGACGCAGCGGCGGTTGCTCAGATCGGACACACCGAACTGATTGCCGAGTCCTTGTTCACCAAGTTCCTGCTGCCGTTCGAAATTGCCTCTATCCTGCTCCTGGTGGCCATTGTCGGTGCCGTGGTGCTGGCTAAAAAAGAAGTCTAA
- a CDS encoding NADH-quinone oxidoreductase subunit I — protein MIKEFIQGLWITFKHLGPGNTTTVQYPRKGHRLQPAERFRGLHRLVPDHDREKCVACYLCPTVCPAKCITVESAENVKGEKYPKVYKIDLLRCIFCGYCVEACPVEAIEMTGDYELANYHREDFTFDKDRLVR, from the coding sequence ATGATTAAAGAGTTTATCCAGGGTTTATGGATCACATTCAAGCACTTGGGCCCGGGGAATACCACGACTGTTCAGTATCCGCGCAAAGGGCATCGGCTGCAGCCGGCTGAGCGTTTTCGTGGACTGCACCGCCTGGTTCCCGACCATGACCGCGAAAAATGTGTTGCTTGCTATCTCTGCCCGACCGTCTGCCCGGCCAAGTGTATTACGGTCGAATCGGCCGAGAATGTAAAAGGTGAGAAGTACCCGAAGGTCTACAAGATTGATCTTCTGCGGTGCATCTTCTGCGGCTACTGTGTCGAGGCCTGTCCGGTCGAAGCGATCGAGATGACCGGCGATTACGAACTGGCCAATTATCATCGCGAAGACTTCACCTTCGATAAAGATCGTCTTGTACGCTAA
- a CDS encoding NADH-quinone oxidoreductase subunit NuoH, producing the protein MTPEMLSLSNSPLLFVAAMIIKILVVFGVLMGIVAYATYAERKIIGRMQTRLGPMETGWYGLLQPIADGIKLFFKEDIIPAEASKVPFILAPMMILVPALITMAVVPFGPDLTIGQYIIPLQITDLNIGILFVLAMAGLGVYGIVLAGWASNSKYSLLGGIRSSAQMVSYELTAGLVIVSIFMLSETLSLRGIVAAQMEPLWGIATLPHWMHNWYIFSQPLAFVLFMFSGLAEINRTPFDLPEAETELVSGFCTEYSSMKYAMFFMAEYANMIVIAGITATLFLGGWDGPFYGPINFLLKIFCFMFFFIWIRATWPRVRYDQLMFLGWKIFLPLSLANIVLTGFVVLMFQ; encoded by the coding sequence ATGACGCCAGAAATGCTTAGCCTCTCAAACAGCCCGCTTCTTTTCGTTGCGGCCATGATTATTAAAATTCTCGTGGTCTTCGGCGTACTGATGGGGATTGTGGCCTACGCAACCTATGCCGAACGTAAAATCATCGGTCGGATGCAGACCCGCCTCGGACCGATGGAAACCGGCTGGTATGGTCTGCTGCAACCGATCGCCGACGGTATCAAGCTCTTTTTCAAGGAAGATATTATTCCGGCCGAAGCGAGCAAGGTCCCGTTTATCCTGGCCCCGATGATGATCCTGGTCCCGGCACTGATCACCATGGCGGTTGTGCCGTTCGGCCCTGACCTGACGATTGGCCAGTACATCATTCCGTTGCAGATTACCGATCTCAATATCGGCATCCTTTTCGTCCTGGCAATGGCCGGTCTCGGTGTCTACGGTATTGTTCTTGCCGGCTGGGCCTCGAACAGCAAGTATTCGCTGCTCGGCGGTATTCGTTCCTCGGCCCAGATGGTCTCTTACGAGCTGACTGCCGGCCTGGTCATCGTTTCCATTTTCATGCTGTCGGAAACCCTCAGCCTCCGCGGTATTGTTGCCGCCCAGATGGAACCGCTCTGGGGCATCGCTACCTTGCCGCACTGGATGCACAACTGGTACATCTTCTCGCAGCCGCTCGCTTTTGTCCTGTTCATGTTCAGTGGCCTGGCCGAGATCAACCGGACCCCGTTTGACCTTCCGGAAGCCGAAACCGAGCTTGTCTCCGGTTTCTGTACCGAGTATTCATCGATGAAATACGCCATGTTCTTCATGGCTGAATATGCCAATATGATCGTGATTGCCGGAATCACTGCGACCCTGTTTCTTGGTGGCTGGGACGGCCCGTTCTACGGTCCGATCAATTTCCTGCTCAAGATCTTCTGCTTCATGTTCTTCTTTATCTGGATCCGGGCGACCTGGCCACGGGTGCGTTACGATCAGTTGATGTTCCTGGGCTGGAAGATATTCCTGCCGCTGTCATTGGCCAATATCGTCCTCACCGGCTTTGTTGTCCTGATGTTCCAGTAA
- the nuoG gene encoding NADH dehydrogenase (quinone) subunit G, with the protein MVNLTIDGKEITVSKTATIYEASIEAGIDIPVLCYAKKLLPYGACRVCLVEVEQMKGRLIPACTTPVTEGMVVTTMSDEIKKVRKTVLEFLLVNHVIDCPVCDKGGECDLQDLTYEYEVVTNRFQGEKFDLPTDEVNPLIERNMNRCVLCGKCARVCDEIVGYGSYSFINRGFETKIATAFDRGLNCEFCGQCVSMCPVGAILPRPFKFKARPWQLKEVDSVCSYCGNGCTVSLGVMDNKVQTIRFNDKIGVNDGNLCIRGRFGYSYANSEERLTTPLVRKDGKLVEANWDEALTAVAEGLQKAAADKGFGILSGARLTNEELFLLKNVAKAAGTENIDHSGGECYKGVTEGLFQTLGIQASTGTFPQVEDADVIISIRSDFYETHPVFGMVVNQAVKRNEAQLFVVADKKGKFGKLPNAVTMLHKPALEVNVLNAMAQALIEDGSAVTAGVEGLDDLQKSLAEYTPEKVAAVTGVPAEQIRAAAKALAGAEKSAILLAYGLPYTAQSKEIAVAAANLAILSGNVDKEGSGLYLCGEKANSQGAIDLGVIPAGQGMGASAMLDAAAAGNLSALYIAGEDIMSSYPDRSRTEKALDGAGFVVVQDLFLSPTAERADVVLPAASFAEKDGTFTNAERRIQRVRPGITSPGEAKTDFEIFELLAARLGSSVSYTGPAAVFAAIAEEVKNYAGIEFNDIGPEGVVWGGESPVIKQKKVIAVAGNKAIDGKYLLLTGSALYHSGTVSTRAKGPVAVVPEAYVEFGREDASALQVAEGDMIKVKANGAELQLKAKIDNRLPQGVLFAPYHFADAGINNVYKGEAAVAVDVSK; encoded by the coding sequence ATGGTTAACCTGACGATCGACGGCAAAGAGATCACGGTCAGCAAAACTGCGACAATTTACGAAGCGTCAATTGAGGCCGGTATTGATATTCCGGTTCTCTGCTACGCCAAGAAGCTTTTGCCCTACGGCGCCTGCCGGGTCTGCCTGGTCGAAGTTGAGCAGATGAAAGGCCGTCTGATTCCGGCCTGCACCACTCCGGTGACCGAAGGTATGGTGGTAACAACCATGTCTGATGAAATCAAGAAGGTTCGCAAGACCGTTCTTGAATTCCTTCTGGTCAACCACGTAATCGACTGCCCGGTCTGCGACAAGGGCGGCGAATGCGACCTGCAGGACCTCACTTACGAATATGAAGTTGTCACCAACCGTTTTCAAGGTGAAAAATTCGATCTGCCGACCGACGAGGTCAACCCGCTGATCGAGCGCAACATGAACCGCTGTGTTCTTTGCGGCAAATGCGCGCGTGTTTGCGACGAAATCGTCGGTTATGGTTCCTACTCGTTCATCAATCGTGGGTTCGAAACCAAGATCGCAACCGCTTTTGATCGCGGCCTTAACTGTGAATTCTGCGGCCAGTGCGTGTCGATGTGTCCGGTTGGTGCGATTTTGCCGCGGCCGTTCAAGTTCAAGGCGCGTCCCTGGCAGCTCAAGGAAGTCGACTCGGTCTGTAGTTACTGCGGCAATGGTTGCACCGTCAGCCTCGGGGTGATGGACAACAAGGTTCAGACCATTCGCTTCAACGACAAGATTGGTGTTAATGACGGAAACCTCTGCATCCGTGGTCGTTTCGGCTACTCCTACGCCAATAGCGAGGAGAGACTGACGACGCCGCTGGTCAGGAAGGATGGAAAACTGGTTGAAGCGAACTGGGATGAGGCATTGACTGCTGTTGCCGAAGGTTTGCAGAAAGCCGCGGCTGACAAGGGTTTCGGCATCCTCTCGGGAGCCCGCCTGACCAATGAAGAACTCTTTCTGCTGAAGAACGTCGCCAAAGCAGCCGGTACCGAAAATATCGATCACTCCGGCGGCGAGTGCTACAAGGGTGTGACGGAAGGACTGTTTCAAACCCTCGGTATCCAGGCCTCAACCGGTACGTTCCCGCAGGTTGAAGATGCTGATGTCATCATCTCTATTCGCTCCGATTTCTATGAGACCCATCCGGTCTTCGGCATGGTTGTCAATCAGGCGGTCAAGCGCAACGAGGCCCAGCTTTTCGTTGTCGCCGATAAAAAGGGCAAATTTGGCAAGCTGCCGAATGCTGTGACCATGCTCCATAAGCCGGCGCTTGAGGTCAACGTTCTGAACGCCATGGCGCAGGCTCTGATTGAAGATGGTTCGGCGGTGACCGCTGGTGTTGAGGGGCTTGATGATCTGCAGAAGAGCCTGGCCGAGTACACTCCGGAAAAGGTTGCCGCGGTAACCGGCGTCCCGGCCGAGCAGATCCGTGCTGCAGCCAAGGCACTGGCCGGAGCCGAGAAGAGCGCTATCCTGCTCGCATACGGTCTCCCCTACACAGCGCAAAGCAAGGAAATTGCCGTTGCTGCCGCCAATCTGGCGATCCTCAGCGGCAATGTTGATAAGGAAGGAAGCGGCCTCTACCTCTGTGGCGAAAAGGCCAACAGCCAGGGTGCCATCGACCTCGGGGTTATCCCGGCCGGTCAGGGTATGGGCGCCTCGGCGATGCTTGATGCGGCCGCAGCCGGCAACCTGTCGGCTCTCTACATTGCCGGTGAAGATATTATGAGTTCCTACCCGGATCGCAGCCGCACGGAAAAGGCCCTCGACGGAGCCGGCTTTGTTGTCGTTCAGGACCTGTTCCTGTCGCCGACGGCGGAGCGAGCCGATGTTGTTCTGCCGGCGGCATCATTTGCCGAGAAGGATGGAACCTTCACCAACGCCGAGCGCCGGATTCAGCGGGTTCGGCCGGGTATCACCAGCCCTGGTGAGGCAAAAACCGATTTTGAAATTTTTGAACTGCTCGCCGCCAGGCTCGGCAGCAGCGTCAGTTATACCGGTCCGGCTGCCGTATTCGCGGCGATTGCCGAAGAGGTTAAAAACTATGCCGGTATTGAATTCAACGATATCGGACCGGAAGGCGTTGTCTGGGGTGGTGAGAGTCCGGTCATCAAGCAGAAAAAAGTTATTGCCGTTGCCGGCAACAAGGCCATTGATGGCAAATATCTGTTGTTGACCGGCAGCGCTCTTTATCACAGCGGTACGGTTTCGACCAGGGCGAAGGGACCGGTAGCGGTTGTCCCTGAAGCCTACGTTGAATTCGGTCGTGAAGATGCTTCGGCACTGCAAGTTGCCGAGGGCGATATGATCAAAGTCAAAGCGAACGGTGCAGAACTCCAGCTCAAGGCCAAAATCGACAACCGGTTGCCGCAAGGGGTCTTATTTGCACCGTATCACTTTGCCGACGCCGGAATTAATAATGTTTACAAGGGTGAAGCTGCTGTTGCTGTTGATGTCAGTAAGTAG
- a CDS encoding NADH-quinone oxidoreductase subunit NuoF — protein MADTAENIEILVCTGTGGFASGAQKVIDAFEDEFEKQGLEAKVGKRCDIKKTGCRGLCANDVMVDVVMPGEEAITYDFVTPELVPQIVEEHMIGKEPVPKKVAGPYYGQFLEKQQRLIFSRCGTIDAESIEDFLAHKGFTGIRKAVTMTPEEVIEEVKKSGLRGRGGGGFPTGVKWSFCKATPGDEKYLICNADEGDPGAFMDRSILEGDPYGIIEGMMIAAYAIGCTFGYVYCRAEYPLAIKRLQKAIDTCYERGILGENCLDLGFKFDMKIKAGAGAFVCGEETALMASIEGERGMSRPRPPFPAVRGLWRKPTNINNVETFANVSYIFYNGAEWFSNIGTEGTKGTKIFALTGKVKHTGLVEVPAGTAMREVIYDVCGGILNNRKFKAVQAGGPSGGCLPAEALDAQVDYDSLIQAGAMMGSGGLVVMDETTCMVDIARFFLNFTRVESCGKCIPCRIGLKIMLEILERITEGKGQEGDIELLQDMAYDIKKSSLCGLGQTAPNPVLSTIRYFRHEYEAHIKEKECPSHSCKPLLKFEVIEEKCKKCGICPKVCPVDCIAWEKGQVAVIDKEKCTECTSCYDACRFMAIE, from the coding sequence ATGGCCGACACAGCTGAAAATATCGAAATACTTGTCTGTACCGGAACCGGCGGCTTTGCCTCCGGAGCCCAGAAAGTTATTGACGCGTTCGAAGATGAATTCGAGAAGCAGGGCTTGGAAGCAAAGGTCGGCAAGCGTTGCGACATTAAAAAGACAGGCTGCCGTGGTCTCTGTGCCAACGACGTTATGGTCGATGTTGTTATGCCGGGTGAGGAGGCGATCACCTACGATTTTGTGACCCCCGAACTGGTGCCGCAAATCGTTGAAGAACACATGATCGGCAAGGAGCCAGTGCCAAAGAAGGTCGCCGGACCTTACTATGGCCAGTTTCTCGAGAAGCAGCAGCGTCTGATCTTTTCGCGTTGCGGAACCATCGATGCCGAAAGTATTGAGGATTTTCTCGCCCATAAAGGATTTACCGGTATCAGGAAAGCGGTCACCATGACGCCGGAAGAAGTTATTGAGGAAGTCAAGAAGTCCGGCCTGCGTGGTCGTGGCGGCGGTGGTTTCCCGACCGGGGTCAAGTGGTCATTCTGCAAGGCGACGCCGGGTGATGAAAAGTATCTGATCTGCAACGCTGACGAGGGTGACCCGGGCGCATTTATGGACCGTTCGATCCTTGAAGGCGACCCCTACGGAATCATTGAAGGGATGATGATTGCCGCCTATGCCATCGGCTGCACCTTCGGTTACGTCTACTGCCGTGCCGAGTATCCGTTGGCGATCAAGCGTCTGCAAAAGGCGATCGATACCTGTTACGAAAGAGGGATCCTCGGCGAAAACTGCCTCGATCTCGGCTTCAAGTTCGACATGAAGATCAAGGCCGGCGCCGGAGCGTTTGTTTGTGGTGAAGAGACAGCCCTGATGGCTTCGATCGAGGGTGAGCGCGGCATGTCCCGCCCCCGCCCGCCGTTCCCGGCCGTCCGTGGTTTGTGGCGCAAGCCGACCAACATCAATAACGTTGAGACTTTTGCCAACGTTTCCTACATTTTTTACAACGGCGCCGAATGGTTCTCCAATATCGGCACCGAAGGGACCAAGGGGACCAAGATCTTCGCCCTGACCGGCAAGGTCAAGCATACCGGCCTGGTTGAAGTTCCGGCCGGCACCGCGATGCGCGAAGTTATCTACGATGTTTGTGGCGGTATCCTCAACAACCGCAAGTTCAAGGCGGTTCAGGCCGGTGGCCCTTCCGGCGGCTGTCTGCCGGCAGAAGCTCTCGATGCCCAGGTCGACTATGATTCCCTGATCCAGGCCGGTGCGATGATGGGTTCCGGTGGTCTGGTTGTCATGGACGAAACGACCTGCATGGTCGACATTGCCCGCTTCTTTCTTAACTTTACCCGCGTTGAGTCGTGCGGCAAGTGTATCCCCTGCCGGATCGGCCTGAAGATCATGCTCGAAATCCTCGAGCGGATCACCGAAGGCAAGGGTCAGGAAGGCGATATCGAACTGCTTCAGGATATGGCTTACGACATCAAGAAGAGTTCGCTCTGTGGCCTCGGTCAGACGGCGCCGAACCCGGTTCTGTCGACCATCCGTTACTTCCGGCATGAGTACGAGGCCCACATCAAAGAAAAGGAATGCCCTTCCCACAGCTGCAAGCCTCTGCTCAAGTTTGAAGTCATTGAAGAGAAGTGCAAGAAGTGCGGTATTTGTCCGAAGGTATGCCCGGTTGACTGTATTGCCTGGGAAAAAGGGCAGGTCGCGGTTATCGACAAGGAGAAGTGCACCGAATGTACTTCCTGCTACGACGCCTGCCGCTTCATGGCAATTGAATAA
- a CDS encoding NADH-quinone oxidoreductase subunit NuoE: protein MSEAVEQVQEQEVDLAPCNEILDKYVDMPGALMPALQAIQEHYGYIPEPTVHLTAERLNVYASQIYGVLTFYAQFHLEPRGKYIIRVCMGTACHVKGAGRIGDTLKDRLGVGHAETTEDLKFTAEYVACIGACGMAPVIMVNDDTYGSLTVQKMDEVIDKYVKMD from the coding sequence ATGAGCGAAGCTGTGGAGCAAGTTCAAGAACAGGAAGTCGATCTCGCGCCGTGTAACGAGATCCTCGACAAGTATGTCGATATGCCGGGCGCCCTGATGCCGGCTTTGCAGGCAATTCAGGAGCATTACGGCTATATTCCGGAGCCGACCGTTCATCTGACGGCTGAACGACTCAATGTCTATGCGAGCCAGATCTACGGGGTTCTGACTTTTTATGCCCAGTTCCACCTCGAACCGCGGGGCAAGTATATTATCCGCGTTTGCATGGGGACCGCCTGCCACGTCAAGGGGGCTGGCCGGATCGGTGATACCCTCAAGGATCGTCTTGGTGTAGGCCATGCCGAAACTACCGAGGATCTTAAGTTTACCGCCGAGTATGTCGCTTGTATCGGGGCCTGTGGTATGGCGCCGGTCATTATGGTGAATGACGATACGTACGGTTCGCTGACAGTTCAGAAGATGGATGAAGTCATCGACAAGTACGTCAAGATGGATTGA
- a CDS encoding NADH-quinone oxidoreductase subunit D (Catalyzes the transfer of electrons from NADH to quinone), which yields MAQTETMTINMGPQHPSTHGVLQLILELDGENVVKTTPHIGFLHRGVEKLSEHRTYHQTIPLTDRLDYLAPMSNNLGYVLAVEKLLDITDQIPERAKVIRVMLAELTRIKSHLVWLATHALDICAMTVFLYCFREREAIIDIYEKISGARMTTNYFRVGGLSADLPAGVTDDIRKFAEDMDSYVDTYEGLLTGNKIWQKRTIDVGTISGEDAIDIGLSGPALRASGVDWDLRRDNPYSGYEDYDFEVPVMEEGDTFARYKARLIEMRESAKIIMQALDKLQDGPILADCPKICLPPKQDVVNSIEGLIHQFKIITEGFTAPEGEVYVGIEAPKGELCYYLVSDGSANPYRMKIRPPSFVNLQALPQMVEGALLADVIATIGTLDIVLGEIDR from the coding sequence ATGGCACAAACTGAAACCATGACCATAAATATGGGTCCGCAGCATCCTTCGACCCATGGTGTTCTCCAGCTGATTCTTGAGCTCGATGGCGAAAATGTCGTCAAAACGACGCCGCATATCGGCTTCCTGCATCGTGGCGTGGAAAAGCTTTCGGAGCACCGGACTTACCACCAGACGATTCCCCTGACCGACCGTCTCGATTACCTGGCGCCGATGAGCAACAACCTCGGCTATGTTCTTGCGGTTGAGAAGTTGCTCGACATTACCGATCAGATCCCGGAGCGGGCCAAGGTTATCCGGGTGATGCTTGCCGAGCTGACCAGGATCAAGAGCCACCTTGTCTGGCTGGCAACCCACGCCCTCGATATCTGTGCCATGACCGTATTCCTCTACTGTTTCCGCGAGCGCGAGGCGATTATCGATATCTATGAAAAGATCTCCGGCGCCCGGATGACCACCAACTATTTCCGGGTTGGCGGACTTTCGGCTGATCTGCCGGCAGGTGTGACCGACGATATCCGCAAGTTTGCCGAAGACATGGACTCCTATGTTGATACTTACGAAGGCCTGCTGACCGGCAACAAAATCTGGCAGAAGAGGACGATCGACGTCGGCACGATCTCGGGTGAAGATGCGATCGATATCGGCCTCTCCGGTCCGGCCCTGCGCGCCTCCGGTGTTGACTGGGATCTGCGTCGTGATAACCCGTACAGCGGCTATGAAGATTACGATTTTGAGGTGCCGGTTATGGAAGAGGGTGACACCTTCGCCCGGTACAAGGCGCGCCTCATCGAGATGCGTGAATCGGCCAAGATCATTATGCAGGCGCTCGACAAGCTGCAGGACGGCCCGATTCTCGCTGATTGCCCGAAAATCTGTCTGCCGCCGAAACAGGATGTCGTCAACTCTATCGAAGGCCTGATTCATCAGTTCAAGATTATTACCGAAGGCTTTACGGCGCCGGAAGGCGAAGTTTATGTCGGCATCGAAGCGCCGAAAGGCGAGCTCTGCTACTATCTCGTCTCCGATGGTTCGGCCAATCCTTACCGGATGAAAATCCGGCCGCCATCATTCGTCAATCTGCAGGCTCTGCCGCAGATGGTCGAGGGCGCGCTGCTGGCTGACGTAATCGCAACGATCGGTACCCTGGATATTGTCCTTGGTGAAATCGACCGTTAA
- a CDS encoding NADH-quinone oxidoreductase subunit C, producing the protein MSEHAAVGKLKQKFADAVLDVVEFRGETTVTVKKEQIVEICNFLKGDLGYNFLCDLCGVDYLGQSPRFMVVYNLYNISLKDRLRIKVPVEESDPAVDTVCTVWATANWHERECWDLMGIAFNNHPDLRRILMPADWEGHPLRKDYPVQGPDREPYQGRLQ; encoded by the coding sequence ATGAGTGAACATGCCGCAGTTGGCAAGCTGAAGCAGAAATTCGCAGATGCCGTTCTGGATGTTGTAGAGTTCCGGGGCGAGACGACGGTCACGGTTAAAAAAGAGCAGATCGTCGAGATCTGCAATTTCCTTAAAGGTGACCTCGGATATAATTTCCTCTGCGACCTCTGCGGGGTCGACTATCTCGGTCAGTCCCCCCGCTTCATGGTGGTCTACAATCTTTACAATATCTCCCTCAAGGATCGCCTCCGGATCAAGGTTCCGGTTGAAGAGAGTGATCCGGCCGTCGATACGGTCTGCACGGTCTGGGCGACAGCCAACTGGCATGAGCGGGAATGCTGGGACCTGATGGGGATTGCATTCAACAACCATCCCGACCTGCGCCGCATCCTGATGCCGGCCGATTGGGAGGGGCACCCCCTGCGCAAGGACTACCCGGTTCAGGGCCCTGATCGTGAACCGTATCAGGGTCGTCTGCAGTAA